In a genomic window of Paraburkholderia phenazinium:
- the pruA gene encoding L-glutamate gamma-semialdehyde dehydrogenase: MLIAPFKNEPFDLFDTESAKADMQRALKKVRSEFGQTYPLLINGERVQTEAKLVSTNPSNPEEIVGYTAKATTQHADAALEAAWVAFESWKRWSQEDRSRVMLKAAAIMRKRKRELEAWLVYEIGKNYVEASAEVAEMIDFTEYYARQAIRHVGGLGSLIDYAGEENESFYIPLGVGVTISPWNFPMALMTGMTVGAIVVGNTVVCKPAEDTVVSLAKIFDIFAEAGLPPGVVNYLPGTGREIGSYLVAHPKTRFINFTGSLATGAQINESAAKLAEGQKWFKRVFLELGGKDAILVDETANLDDAAAGVIQAAFGYSGQKCSACSRLVVVDSVYDALLEKVVAKAKELVVSEAKDNPGFGPVCNELQYRKVLSYIDIGHAEGKLLTGGKAVENAVGYLIEPTIFGDVSPRARIAQEEVFGPFVAAIRVKDFEEGLAVVNDTVYGLTGALFSNDRSRIERARRDFHVGNLYFNRKCTGALVGVQPFGGFNLTGTDTKTGGPDYLLQFLQMKAVAERL; the protein is encoded by the coding sequence ATGCTGATTGCACCGTTCAAGAACGAGCCGTTCGATTTGTTCGACACTGAAAGTGCCAAAGCCGATATGCAGCGAGCCCTGAAAAAGGTGCGTTCCGAGTTTGGTCAGACCTATCCGCTGTTGATCAACGGCGAGCGTGTGCAAACCGAAGCGAAGCTCGTCTCGACGAATCCGTCGAATCCGGAGGAGATCGTCGGCTACACCGCCAAGGCGACGACGCAGCACGCGGACGCCGCGCTCGAAGCTGCGTGGGTGGCGTTCGAATCGTGGAAGCGTTGGAGCCAGGAGGATCGGTCCCGTGTCATGTTGAAGGCCGCAGCCATCATGCGCAAGCGCAAGCGCGAGCTCGAGGCGTGGCTCGTCTATGAGATCGGCAAGAACTATGTCGAAGCAAGCGCCGAAGTTGCGGAAATGATCGACTTCACCGAGTACTACGCGCGTCAGGCTATCAGGCACGTGGGCGGCCTGGGTTCGCTGATTGACTACGCGGGTGAAGAGAACGAGAGCTTCTACATTCCGCTAGGTGTCGGCGTGACGATTTCGCCGTGGAATTTCCCGATGGCGTTGATGACTGGCATGACGGTGGGCGCGATCGTGGTGGGTAACACGGTTGTTTGCAAGCCGGCGGAAGACACGGTGGTTTCGTTGGCGAAGATCTTCGACATCTTCGCAGAAGCGGGCCTGCCGCCCGGCGTGGTGAATTATCTGCCGGGTACCGGACGGGAAATCGGTTCATATCTGGTCGCCCACCCGAAGACACGCTTTATCAACTTCACGGGCTCGCTCGCGACCGGCGCCCAGATCAACGAGTCCGCCGCGAAGCTGGCCGAAGGCCAAAAATGGTTCAAGCGGGTTTTCCTCGAGCTGGGTGGCAAGGACGCCATTCTGGTCGACGAGACGGCCAATCTCGATGACGCGGCAGCCGGTGTCATTCAGGCCGCTTTCGGTTATTCCGGCCAGAAATGTTCCGCCTGCTCGCGTCTGGTCGTGGTGGATTCGGTCTACGACGCATTGCTCGAGAAGGTCGTTGCGAAGGCTAAAGAACTGGTTGTCAGCGAAGCAAAGGACAATCCTGGTTTCGGTCCGGTCTGCAACGAACTGCAGTACAGGAAGGTGCTGTCGTACATCGATATCGGTCACGCCGAGGGCAAGCTGCTGACCGGCGGCAAGGCCGTGGAAAATGCGGTCGGTTATCTGATTGAACCGACCATCTTCGGCGACGTGTCGCCGCGCGCGCGCATCGCACAGGAGGAAGTGTTCGGCCCGTTCGTCGCGGCGATCCGCGTCAAGGACTTCGAGGAGGGCCTGGCGGTTGTTAACGACACGGTCTACGGGCTGACGGGTGCGCTGTTCTCGAACGATCGCAGCCGCATCGAACGGGCACGCCGCGACTTCCACGTGGGCAATCTGTACTTCAATCGTAAATGCACGGGCGCGCTGGTTGGTGTTCAGCCGTTCGGCGGCTTCAACCTCACAGGTACCGATACCAAGACGGGCGGCCCCGATTACCTTCTGCAGTTCCTGCAAATGAAGGCCGTGGCGGAACGCCTCTAA
- a CDS encoding LysR substrate-binding domain-containing protein produces the protein MAMHFDLVDLRLITCIAETDSLTRGAERFHMSVPAASTRIKNLEESMGAKLLYRTSQGVTLTPPGQAFLHHARVVLSQLEQLRGDMQEYARGIKGHVRIFANTTATTEFLPNDLRDFLAEHPDVNVELRERLSHDVVRAVSEGTADVGIVAGNVRPESLEVMPYRSDRLILAVSESHPLAGETSIPFEEATEFDFVGMPEASAIHTFLNRVAHDMHKKLQVRIEVGNFEALCRMIEANVGIGVLPRSSAIRYVKTMKIRLVEIEDAWATRNLLICVRSLDLLPSFARELVDLLTQKCKGDCESLPA, from the coding sequence ATGGCCATGCATTTCGACCTCGTTGATCTTCGTCTCATCACCTGTATCGCCGAGACAGATAGCTTGACGCGTGGCGCCGAGCGGTTTCATATGTCCGTACCCGCAGCAAGCACCCGGATCAAGAATCTGGAAGAAAGCATGGGGGCGAAACTGCTGTACCGGACGAGCCAGGGGGTTACCCTCACCCCACCGGGCCAGGCATTCCTTCACCACGCCCGGGTTGTCCTGTCGCAACTCGAGCAGTTGCGCGGCGACATGCAGGAGTACGCACGCGGGATCAAAGGTCATGTGCGGATCTTCGCGAACACCACGGCCACCACGGAATTCCTTCCTAACGACCTGCGTGACTTCCTCGCCGAACACCCTGACGTGAACGTCGAGCTTCGCGAACGGCTGAGTCATGACGTGGTGCGCGCGGTGAGTGAAGGCACCGCGGACGTCGGCATCGTGGCAGGCAATGTCCGGCCCGAATCGCTGGAAGTCATGCCGTATCGTTCTGACCGGCTCATCCTGGCGGTATCGGAATCACACCCGTTGGCCGGGGAAACGTCCATTCCATTTGAGGAAGCAACGGAGTTCGACTTCGTCGGGATGCCCGAGGCGAGCGCGATTCACACCTTTCTGAACCGCGTCGCGCACGATATGCACAAGAAACTTCAGGTGCGAATTGAAGTGGGCAACTTCGAGGCGCTATGCCGAATGATCGAGGCTAACGTTGGGATAGGCGTGCTGCCTCGTTCGTCAGCGATACGCTACGTCAAAACCATGAAGATCCGGCTGGTCGAAATCGAGGATGCCTGGGCGACGCGCAACCTGCTGATCTGCGTGCGCAGCCTCGATCTGCTACCGTCATTTGCGCGGGAGCTCGTCGACCTCCTCACGCAGAAATGCAAGGGCGATTGCGAGTCCCTGCCGGCGTAA
- a CDS encoding FAS1-like dehydratase domain-containing protein, translating into MTTELNYLRTWIGRTQAEQELVSPRLAQQLAATLDYEDVPRAGSPLPPLWHWALFPHIVSQPQVGMDGHPKRGGFLPPVPLPRRMWAGSRVRFERPLVVGSLVTRTSQIADVAAKEGRSGKLVFVRLRHELEDAEGPLLSEEQDVVYRESATTAYSAANGPTAPVESTWKRDIVPDPVLLFRYSADTFNGHRIHYDRTYAQEQEGYPALVVHGPLTATLLVDLVRRSLPGESIASFSFKAVNPLFDDAPFHLYAARAAGSNEVKLWAANPEGVLCVEAAATLTARACFPTMKPKE; encoded by the coding sequence ATGACTACCGAACTCAATTATCTGCGCACGTGGATCGGCCGCACCCAGGCCGAACAGGAACTCGTCTCCCCTCGTCTTGCGCAACAACTCGCCGCCACGCTGGACTATGAGGACGTGCCGCGTGCCGGCTCTCCGTTGCCTCCCCTTTGGCACTGGGCGCTCTTTCCTCACATCGTTTCGCAACCGCAGGTTGGCATGGACGGGCATCCGAAACGCGGCGGATTCCTACCGCCCGTGCCTTTGCCCCGCCGTATGTGGGCGGGCAGCCGGGTCCGGTTCGAGCGGCCGCTCGTGGTCGGCAGCCTGGTCACCCGAACCTCGCAGATTGCCGACGTCGCCGCCAAGGAAGGACGCAGCGGAAAACTCGTGTTTGTGCGTCTGCGTCATGAACTGGAAGACGCGGAAGGTCCGCTGCTTTCCGAGGAGCAAGACGTTGTTTATCGCGAGTCCGCGACGACGGCGTATAGCGCGGCGAACGGTCCGACGGCACCCGTGGAGTCCACATGGAAGCGGGATATCGTGCCGGACCCGGTCCTCCTGTTTCGCTACTCCGCCGATACCTTCAACGGGCATCGTATTCACTACGACCGGACCTACGCTCAGGAACAGGAAGGCTATCCCGCGCTGGTCGTACATGGACCGCTGACTGCGACCTTGCTGGTCGATCTCGTCCGACGCAGCCTTCCGGGCGAGTCGATCGCTTCGTTCTCGTTCAAGGCGGTCAACCCGCTCTTTGACGATGCCCCCTTTCATCTATACGCCGCGCGCGCAGCCGGATCGAACGAGGTGAAGCTTTGGGCGGCCAATCCGGAAGGCGTGTTGTGCGTCGAGGCAGCGGCAACGCTAACGGCGCGCGCGTGCTTTCCAACAATGAAACCGAAGGAGTAG